The region TCTGTTTCACCCGCGCCTACGTTCGGATCCCGAAATCCGCCACGCGACCGGTCGTGGTGGTTCCGCTGAAGTGGCTGCTCGAGACGCTCGAACGCGGAAAGGTGCGTCTGAACGAGGCGGCTCTCCGCGACGTGACGGCTGCTGTTCGCGACTGCTGTGCTCACGTAGCCACCCGAGCAGACGACACATGATTCGCCCCCTCATCGCCATGTTGCTGCTGCTGGCGGGGCTCGCCCTGCCGATGCCCTCGCCGCGCCATCTGCCGCGCTGGCGCGGGTTCAACCTGCTCGAGCACTTCCAGGCCGAGTCGTGTCGCCCGTTCCGCGAGGAAGACTTTCGCCTCATCTCGGAGCTCGGGTTCAACTTCGTGCGCCTGCCGCTCGACTATCGCGCATGGATTGTGGGCGGCGACGCGTCGCGCATCGACCCGTCGAAGCTGCGTGACATCGACGAGGCGGTGGCCTTCGGGCAGCGGTACGGGGTGCACGTGTGCATCAACCTGCACCGCGCGCCGGGCTACTGCGTGGTTGTCCCCGCCGAGGCGCGCGATCTGTTCACCGACCCTGAGGCGCTGCGCCTCTGCGCGCTGCACTGGGCGACGTTCGCACGACGCTATCGCGGGGTGCCGAGCGCCCAGCTGAGCTTCAACCTCATCAACGAGCCGATGGTGGCCCACGACGCTGACTACGTGCGCGTGGTACGGGTTCTCACCGAAGCCATCCGGCGCGAAGATCCGCAGCGGCTCATCATCGCCGATGGCACGCACTGGGGCAATACGCCGGTCGACGCGCTCGCGTCGCTGGGCATCGCCCAGGCGACGCGCGGATACGAGCCCATGATGCTGACGCACTATCGCGCGAAGTGGATCACCGGATCAGACGCCTGGACAGTGCCTCGATGGCCGATGGCAGAGGTCGAGCCGTATCTCTACGGTCCGTGGCACAAAGGGATCTGTGGCCCGCTCGTCATCATGTCGCACAGGCGTGGGGCGCAGACGCTGCGGCTGCGCGTCGATCGTGTTTCGAAGCAGGCGCTGCTGGTCATTTCAGCCGATGGGCGTGAGGTGCTGCGCAGGTCGTTCACCCCAGGTCCGGGAGTGGGCGACTGGAAGGAAGTCCACTACAAGCCCCAGTGGCGGGTGTATCAGAACCGCTACGATTGCGATTGCGTGGTGACCCTCCCCGCGGGTACGAAGCGCATCGAGGTTT is a window of Pseudomonadota bacterium DNA encoding:
- a CDS encoding glycoside hydrolase; amino-acid sequence: MIRPLIAMLLLLAGLALPMPSPRHLPRWRGFNLLEHFQAESCRPFREEDFRLISELGFNFVRLPLDYRAWIVGGDASRIDPSKLRDIDEAVAFGQRYGVHVCINLHRAPGYCVVVPAEARDLFTDPEALRLCALHWATFARRYRGVPSAQLSFNLINEPMVAHDADYVRVVRVLTEAIRREDPQRLIIADGTHWGNTPVDALASLGIAQATRGYEPMMLTHYRAKWITGSDAWTVPRWPMAEVEPYLYGPWHKGICGPLVIMSHRRGAQTLRLRVDRVSKQALLVISADGREVLRRSFTPGPGVGDWKEVHYKPQWRVYQNRYDCDCVVTLPAGTKRIEVSNLEGDWLRWSSLTLEGPEGAVRVSPNWEWGVHPQTLDIDARGAVTSSEMRDRDWLRVHQNVPWKRLEARGVGVMVGEFGCYNQTPHHVALRWMRDNLENWRDAGWGWALWNFRGSFGPLDSGRSDVRYEDFHGHKLDREMMDLLRRS